The sequence TGCTGGACAGGCTcccttccctctgtgctgcaggagcagcctggctggcCCTTAGTGAGAGATCACACAGCAGCTGATTTATTCATTGATGCCTTCGTGTCTTGAAAGTGATTATCCTCAATGTCACCTCTTTTTACTCCTCTGTGTGGTTAGGACACATTGTCAAGGTTGGCAGCACAACGAGGTTCAAACAATGGGGGAAATCTTTAGAATGTGCTAGAAGAAAAGCTGACCTTTGGATGATCCTGCAAGGAAAAACTTTAAATACTGCCTGCTTCTTATTTTACTGTCCTATCCCAGGCAGTACAGAGCACTAAGAAGTACTTATTTAggtatttataattttttggtGAAATTTTATCTACATTTCACTTGTGTCAGGGGGTTGTTTGCAGAGCTCACTGAAGTGTTAATTAATCCTTTTATGATCTTCAGTGGGCTAAGTTACAACAAAGGATATTGCTGAAGATTTGCAATATTGCAATTGCTCTCTCCCTAGTTAAAAATAGCTAATTGCTGTCAGTTCCTGATCCCAAGCTGAGCCTTCCTGCCTATTGCCCTGATCCTATTCACTTGTGCTGGTTAAGAAGCCAATTCCACACCTCTGGCAGCTGGGACCCATTTAAATCCCCATTTCCACGTAAACACTGCTCCTCTTTTGGTGGGGGTTCAGCCTCCAGCAATCACCGCGCCGCTGCTGCAATGCAGGTTTCTTCCTTTGCAGCACAGCTGTCCTGCAGACACAATAATGTGCATTTTCACTCTGGGGAAGGCACAGCAACCTGTTatggctgcagctcctggcgtTCCGATAATTGGATCGGCATTTCCCGCTGGCAAACAAGGGGAGTGCTCTGGCTGCTGATCACAGCACATCCCTGTCACCGTCCTTGCCCCCTCCAGGAGAAGGAGAGCTGGATGAAGAGCACTGGGGACAGCACTTCCCAGACTGTGCTGGCCAGCAGCAATCCCCGATTGACATCCAGAGGAGGAAGGTGAGCTACAAcccgctgctgcagctggagctggctggctACGATGGGCCCTTGCAGGGCCAGCTCAGGATGACCAACAACGGCCACTCTGGTAAGGCTcagggcactgcaggagcagatCTTTGGTTTCAGCTGTGCAAATGCATTCCCAGACAGTGCCCTTGTTCTCAACTCACCTTGCTTGGCCATCTCACTTCATTCTGCTCCCTTAGGTTCGCTGTTTTCCTCAGTCACCCAGGAAGGCTCTCCagaaatgcataaataaatcagaaaaataaaaggcagttAGGTTTCTGCAAGGTattttcatggaaaggggatCAAATGCAGCTGGAGAATTCCAGATTGATAATTTCCTTTAATGTGCTGCAAGACAACAGGAGTGCAGCAGTGAGTGGTATTTGGGGCGCACTGACTCCTCTGCATTCAGAAAATGCATCTTTTGGCCTGTGCATGAATCAGAAGTGACAGGAGTGGAACCTTTGCATCCCAGGTTTGGTTGGATGTAGGTCACCCCAAGAACAACACAGAGGAGGATCACAAGCCAGAGGATTGATATTTTGGAGCTCAGGAAAGGGAACTGAAGCACAGCACATGTTAAAAGCCTGGCCTTTGGCTACACCGTTTTGGGGCAATATTATAATTTAGGAGATCCCAGATTCCCCTGCTGTAGTCTGTAATTCATTGCCTAAATAATTCATCAGCTGGTACTGCTGGGATAACGCCTTTGGACTACAGATGAGCAATGAGAGAATTTCCTGGTGGCTGCATGGGAGAGAGGATGAGTGGTCTGGGAAGGTGTAGGGAGCATGGAGCAGTCGGCTCCTgagtcctgcactgcagctctttctttcctgcctgtgacaaagagagagaaatcCGGTGTGAGGGCAAGGCAGCAGAGTGCTGGGGGACAAAGTGCCAGCAGAGGAAGACTGCTGTGCCTGTGTTCCTGAAAATTGTAACTCCTTTTGTGTGGCCCACACAAGCTCAGCGTTCAGCCAGGAGCTCTCTGTCAGCACTACTGCCCTGCCTGCCTAGACATTAATTCTTGCAGGTTTAGCTTTTTTGACTGCATGTGTGTATTTGCCCATTCTTTTGTTAACTTCCCAACAATGATTTTCTGATGCGGGGCAGTTTCCTAAAGCACAAAGACAAACGACTGTCCCTATTCACAGCTCCTGTGAGTCAGGCTGGGCTTTTCTACTGGCTTCAGCGAgatgggacagggcagcagaatCTCTCAGGGAAAGCACTCAGCAGATCTGAAAGGGACATTTATCAGCAGGACTGTCCTTACAGGCTCTCAGAGCCAAACCCCAAATGTCTCACCAAGGAAACCAGGTTCATTTTTTCTGTAGGTCTGTTAGCACCAGGCTAAATCCCACCTGAAGATGCCTGTTTGCTGTGGTGTGAGTGCTCACACAGACAGCCTGGGGTTAACAAAGCCTTTTGTATTTGCAccattctttttgttttaaagagggTTGCTCCTCCAGCTGGTAGTGAGgacaggaaaaattaaaacGTCATCCATGTGTGCATCCTCCCCCAGAAGCAGATTTAACTGGGGCCTCCAGTGTCCCCATTGACTCCCCaggggccagagctgggcagccaggctggctgtccctgcaggcaggatggCCAGAGGCACTCCAGAGCAGGAGTGCTGGGGAAGGCTCAGCTGCactcctctgccctgcccagatGATTCTGCACCAcctggcagagccagggcagagcaggagggaggcaCAGCCAGCCTGGAGCACTCACACTCCCCACTCACACTCTGTGAAAGCAGAAGCAAACCAGGCTACTCCCTGCCTTGTGCTTGCACCAAATATTTGCCTAGAATATCTTACAGGGGCCTTAAGCTGGTTACAAGCTCACAACACAATTCCCCGGCTGTGTTTTGTAGAAAGTAGAAACCCTGGTGAGGTACTTGAAGTAAATAACCCTCATTATGGAAGGCAGTCAGCAGGGAACTTATGAAAAAGGTAGATTATGTTCTCCCTCCCACTCTAGAGCCTTTGGGATATTAAAAGGAAACATGCTTTCGTTCTTGTCTGTCTATATACAGTTCACAAACAAAAGAAACTCCTCAGAAACCCAAACTATGACTAATTAATAATAtgtttgctgcattttgcaagGATAGTTGCTAGTTTTTATAACATGCTGGGGGCTTTCATTTAGATGAGGCAATTCTCCACTTTCACTCCTAGATTTATTAACATAATCTATGATTTCTGGCAGTGAATTAGCAGGAAGACAAAGGGTTTGTGACTTCTCCTTggcaaggagaagaaaagaggtTTGTCTCCACAAATCCTTCAGCAGTCACACAGCCTTTTCAAACCTTCAAAGCGTTCCCAGAATGGCTGGGCCTCCCTGGGAATTGTGATAACAGATGAGGCCACTCTGTGTTGATTCCTATCCCCGTTTCCTGCCTTGGAAAGGAAGTGGCTGACAgacctgtgccaggtgtgctgTGCTGGTGGGAGTGAGCATTAAAGCCTTCATTAGTGCCCACTGCCAAAGCCAGAGCTCAGCGGGAGAAGGGgtctgcaggcacagcccagtCCTGCTTGTGCCTGCTGTGCTGCACCAGCCTGAGCCCAGGAAAGgttcccagcacccccagctttAAAGTTCACTGCCTTCCCTCCCACACCGGGGTGCTGACCGTGCTGCTCCTTCCACGAGGTGCCACCAGCACTGTAGGACCAACCACAGGGTGGTGGCTGCAccccctgcccctccagccctgtCATTTTCCAGTTCAGATCGATTTGCCACCCACCATGAACATCTCCAGAGGGCTCCCAGGCGTCTACACAGCCGTGCAGATGCACCTGCACTGGggtgggctggagctggagacCAGCGGCTCGGAGCACACCATCGACGGGATGCGCTACTTCGCCGAGGTTCGTGcggcccagggctgcagggcggCTCGGGGCTCCCCCTGGGAAAGGGGGGCTGCACCCCGCAGGGCCTGCAGGGAGGCAGGGGGGAAAGGGGGACAATGGCAGGGCTGAGCCCGACGGGGCTGGCgcagaaggctccagggaaaGCCATGGGGAGAGCACTCGTGTCCCTCTGAGGTGGAGCTGCTCCCCACGGTCACCACAAAGCTGGCAAAGCAGAGGTCCCTGTGGCCTGCTGCGAGGCACAAACAGCACAAACTGGGCTGGTGACTGTCCCTTCAGCGTGTCCCTCTGAACACGCTGGAGCCCTTCATCACTCCTTGCTAAATGAGCCCGTCTCTCTCCTGGCAGCTGCACATTGTCCACTACAACTCTGCCAACTACTCCAGCTTTGAAGAAGCCAAGGACAAGCCCCaggggctggctgtgctggccttCCTGTACACGGTAGGTgtgagccaggctggggcagggggcaCTGCCTGAGCTAAAACCTCCCTCAGACACAAGCAGCCCGGGCCAGGCTTGTACAGCTGCCCCAGAGATGGGGTCTGGCACCTCTGTAGGCAtctctgctgcttccccatGGCCATCTGCACACAACACCAGCCAATACCCCTTGGGACCCCCAGAAAACTGCTCCATAAGTAGTATTTTATCTATATccatatctatatatctatatctatatcccATATATAAGAATATCAGGTGGGGCTTCCCTACTGTGCCTCCAAGCTTTGCTCTGCTTTGCCAGTGGCACCTCTTGATTCAGTGTGGAtttaaaagcagtaaaaaaaaaaatcctgttcaCTATTCTGCCCAGGCTGTACAGACCTGACCGTTATCCAGCCCATCAGGAGATCTGTGGTGTATTTGTTGTCTTTGTCTCCCAGCTGATGAATTAAACCCCACAGCTGCTCAGCAGTGAGAAGGGCAGGCAGGTCACACCTTTTGATCAAGTGTCTGTGCTGTGTTTAGGATGGACACTTTGAGAACACCTACTACAGCGAGTTCATTTCCAAACTGGCAAGGATCAGGTTTGCAGGTAAGACCTGGGAATGCCTTTCTCTGTCCCTGAAGTGCTCCCAGCCTGTGTGTACTCCACCTCTGGGAACAgacattttcctgctgctgtgctggcagagcatcctcagccctgcacagctccagcccagggctgtggggaagggctcagggcagcaatAAATGCACTCctggcagtgtgtgcagcaccaaATATCAGCTTCCAGCAGCCTGCACACCCCCTGATGCCTCCTGGAGCAccccaggcactggcagagcagctgcccagcacccccaggaccAGACATGTCTGACTGACAAACCACAGACCCAGAAAGGGCCTTTCATGCCTCTCCCAGTTCCACCAAAGGTCTGATGAGCCACTGCTGTGGGCAGAGAGAtttgctgagcccagctccaaGAGCATTTCCacctctctcttccctccccattaACTTCTGATGCCATCTCTGCTTCCTTTGGAGGTCAGTCAACCACGCTCAGCTCTCTGGACATCCAAGCCATGCTGCCAGAAAACCTCTCCCACTTCTACAGGTACCAGGGCTCCCTGACCACCCCCCCGTGCTCCGAGAGCGTGATCTGGACCATCTTCCACTCCCCAATTGTCCTGTCACACACTCAGGTCAGTGCTGCCTCTCACCAGCTCCTCTTCCCTCTGAACGTTTCCCTTGCTGTCCTCCAGGGATCTTGGGAACAGAGGAGCTCTTAGGGCACCTCTCCTACCGAgcttttggggtgaattcctgAGCAGCTGCACTTACAGGTGCCTGCCATTCTGCACGGCAGGTGACCTGAGGTCTGGTGACTGATAACAAAACTGCTCAGCTAAGCTCAGCCACCCTGAAGcactataaaaaaaaggaagagaccAGTGAGAATTAACAAGGCAAAAACTACTGCAAGAGAGtcccctggaaaaaaaaaaaacaaaaaaaaaaaaaaaaaaaaaaaaaaaaaccaaaaaaaaccataaaaacccaccaaaaaagaACCATTCATAACATTAAAATACTTACAGAATAATTGCCAGATTTTAGAAGGCATTTCAGGGTTTTTCTGTGTCTAGACTCACACTGGAAGTAGTGCTTTTaagttaataaataataaagaagcatcagaaaacattttcttccaggagaagaaaaagataaaactgAGACCACAGTAGTGGGGGATCACAGTGTGttctctttaaaaaagaaatactcTTTTTGTCTGGGGAAGGCCAAAAGGCACTTGTGAGACAGGTAGAGAATAGCAGCAAAATCTCCATCCATGCTGCCATCAGGCAGGTGCTCAGAACTCCTCCAGGCAAAATGCCTTCATCATGAATTAGCTGAAAAGAACCCTCAGTGCTgttccttccccagctgctcagcaagagaccCTGAGCATTCCTGCCTGATCCTCAGGCCAGTCCTGGGCTGCAGAATGTGCACTGCAGgtctggcagagctgctgtccccatgccctgtgtgatgtccctgtgccctgtgtgaTGTCCCCATGCCCTGTGTGATTTCCCTGTGATGTCCCTGCCCCATtctgcactgcagctccagccagagctgctgtccctgtgccctgtgtgaTGTCCCTGTGATGTCCCTGCCCCATTCTGCACTGCAGGTCTGGCCAGATCTGCTGTCCTTATGCCCTGTGTGATGTCCCTGCCCCATTCTGCACTGCAGCTCcatgcagagctgctgtccccATGCCCTGTGTGATGTCCCCATGCCCTGTGTGATGTCCCTGTGCCCTCTGTGATGTTTCTGTGATGTCCCTACCCCATTCCgcactgcagctccaggcagagctgctgtccccATGCCCTGTGCaatgtccctgtgccctgtgcgATGTCCCCATGCCCTGAGCGATGTCCCCATGCCTCTGTGCCCTGTTTTTGTCCCTGTGCCAGGTCCAGCTCCTGGAGAACACCCTGCTGGACTGGCACAACCGCACCCTGCGCAACGACTACCGGCACGCGCAGCCGCTGCGGGGCCGCGTGGTGGAGGCCTCCTTCCGTGCCCAGCGGGACCAGGGTagggccaggggacccgggGGGGACAAACACCACGGGGAAGGTGTGACACTGCCAGTCCTTGCAGCTGGACGGGCtggaatccctgtccctgctcaggtGGTGTCCCGTGTGCCTCCTCCTTGTTTAAGGggtgtgccagccctgccttcccagtgccacccctccAGGGTGGCTGGTGCCACCTGGCACCATGGCAGGACCCCAGCTCAGGTGTGGCTGGAGCGTGTGGGAACAGCTCTGTTGGGCAGCCACACCGAGGAGAGGAGCTGCATTTTGAAACACAGCTTTTGCTGCAGCTAGAAAATGCAGCGTGTGCAGGTCCCAGCCCTCTGTAAATTCAGCTGTCTGATTGCTCCAGCACAGTGTCATCCAGAGGAATTCACCCTCAGGCTGGATCAAATCCAGATGCAGCTCCAGGACATGAAGACAGAGTTGCTGAATGGACTGAGCCACACAGGTAAGAAACACAGGTTGAGTCCCACTCACCTTGTGAGGATGAAGAGCCCTGCTGAGCTTGGTGGCCCAAATCATTGACCGGTTTAGTACAGGCACACACAGGTAGAATTTTATCCCATGTCTGGGCCTGCTGATGGAAATCCTTCACCATCATCAAGGCCAGCCCTAAGccagctacagctctctcctgCCACATGGGTACACATTTTACAGGCAGTAAAAATGCTCAGCTCAGTTCCCCCAGGAAAAATAGCCATCATCTCTATTTTATACAACAtgagagaagaggaggagggagggaaaaccATGATTTTCCCAAACATTTGTGTGGGGGAGCTCAGCTCAGCTTTTCATGGTTCCAAAGCCATTCCCTGCTGACACAACACACAGCAGTAACTGCAAACTCAGACTACACAACCCTACCAGTTTTGTGGGTGTTATTCTCCAGAATTTGGGCTTGTTCACAGGAAATGTAACTGTTGGCTTTTGGGTTACTTCAGGTACAAAATCCAGCACCTTTCCAGCTTTCTACTTCCCCGCGGAGAACATTGAGAGCTTTGTGGAGGTCCATCCCCTCCGCGCTGTGTCTCTGCAAGCCTTCACCCTGTGTttctggagcagagcccagcccgtGGGCAGCCAGACCATCCTGTCCTACTCCACTGGGGACAGCGACCGTGAGCTGGTGGTGACCGTGGgcgcagagctggggctgtgggtgggAGGCCACTTCCTCAGCTTCCCCCTGCCGCAGGAGGCACGGGGCTGGCTGCACCACTGCGTGACCTGGGCCTCCGCAGAGGGAAGCGCCAGCCTCTGGCTCAACGGGGCGGCTGGCAAGGCGCAGAGCGTCCAGAAGGGCTTCGtgagccgggccgggggcacGCTGGTCCTTGGCAAGGACAGGGATGCTCTGCTTGGCACCTTCTCCAACGGGTTTGGGGGGTGGCTGAGCCAGGTGAACCTGTGGAGCCGGGTGCTCGGCGCCGCGGAGCTGCGGGCGCTGgcgctgtgcagggcagggcagcccaCGGGGGACATCATCGCCTGGGGACAAACCCCCATGGCCCTTCTCGGGGGGGTGCTTCTGCAGCCCGACACCAGCTGCCAGTGAGCACAGCCTCTGCTCTTCTGACAGCATCCCGGGAGCCCTGCTTGTTGGGAAAACTGAGAAAAACCGGGGCTCTTTGCTTGTTTCTCCTCCTGCTTCCTACTGCACCTGCTGGTGCTCCAGGGTGTTTTTCCAGAAACCTCCATCTGCGAGATAAAAGCAATGAACTGCAGAATCTGGCACAATCCAGCACCCTGGGTTGTTACATCCCTCCCGGGGGTTGATTTAGATCCCCATACACAGATTTTGTTTCACGCCAAAGAGGTGCTCTCTGGTCAAAGGAGCTGCTTTCTCAAATAAAATTTGTGTCCCCTCCCTCACCCAGTCTCAGTTTCTCACCATCTTCCCTGTTTGTCTCTCCTGTTTGTCACCACCAACTCACCACCCCTTCCCATAGGAGAGGGGACGtggagctctggcagggcaGGTCCTGTGCAATCCCTGTGCCTTGGCTGTGGCACAACTTTGCCTTCTTTTCTGTAGTGGATGTAGAGACAGGGCATAGAAACAGCTCCTTTTTTAACACATATAGCACAAACTTGAGCACGGGTATGTTGTATATATAAACTGATTTTCCAAGGTTAAAGTAAATAATGTGAAGGATTCTCCATCTACTACACAAAATCCATGCCAAGCTGCTCGACAATTCTGcttttttcaaaacagaaggAATTTAATTTCCCCTCGCTGGACCCTCAAAGCACAAGTGACAGTTCCTCAGAGGAGTTTAGTGCACCCCTGGCACACGACTGCCCCACACCCAGCCCAAggcctgccctgtgtcccccgGGATGTGTCACCAGGACACCAGGGACACACATCAGCTCGTGCCATCAGCTACTTGGTCACAGAACTGGGCTGGCTGAGgacatttccttttccttggaaCAAGAGAAGAATGTGGCAGCATTAGGTTTGCAGTTGGATTTGAGCTTAaatgtcttttccagccttaagaGTTCCGTGATTGTCAGATCAGCATCAAAGGAGGAATCCCTgtatttgttttcctgctgaaCAGATCCTGTCAGGCCAAACATAGTTAGGTCACATCTCACTGCTGGAGAGCGATTTCTTCTCTTCCTGCCTGCTCAGGGGGTAGGAATCTTTAAGCTCTTTGCTTTCCTGAACCTCCACTTTGTTCCTCTTGGCCATGATCCTGTTGATTTCCATGAAGGTTTTATTCTTGGTCTCAGGAACGATGAAGAAGATGTAAAGCATGGTGGCGATGCAGATGGCACAGAAGATGAGGAAGCTGtagggccccagcccagcctggggcagcGACAGGAGAGAGCAGGGTCAGGGCAGCATTCCAGCTGGGAGCTTCCTGCTCTggccctgctgcaccctgcacTGGCTGCAGGAAATGCAGCCACGGTGAGGTGCTCCTGATTTAACCTGAACGACTCAAAGCTGGGGTGGTTTTAGATTCTGCCTTCTCAAACCACCACCACGGGTTTGTTGGAAACTTACTGGGAAAGGAGGGTGAGGGTCTGCTCTGTAACTCAAACAAAACTCAGGTGAAAGTCAGGGACTGCAGCAGTTTATGGGtcactgctgctgggagcagttTAACCAGGCACCCAGATTTCAGAACCTAAAACTGTCCCCCCAAGGCACATCCTGCAGTGGAAGATGGGGAATTTGCCATCTTTTCCAAGTTCCTGAGCTCAGGGAGAGACCTGACAATCAAACTGCTTTCTTTTAAAGCCTGTGCAACAGCCAGGTATGATGAGAAAAGCAACAACATCAGCCTCTTGCCCTTGACGCAATCCCTCACACGGGTTTTGGGAACCAACAAGTGCATTTACACTCCTCAGAGCCCTCTGTAAGAACCCAGGGGTGAGGTTTTGCCCTGTGCTGGGTTCTTACCTCCATGTAGAGGAACAGCAGCCCCACGGTGAAGTTGCTCAGCCAGTGCACAGAGCCCCCCACCATGAACGCCGCGGGCCGGGACGACTGCAGGAACATCTCCGTGATCATCACAGCAGGAATGGGACCTGCAAGGCAGCTGCAGGTGAGAAACCCCAAAGGCAATCAATCCCCTCGCTCTGAATTCCTGATTAGACTGCTCATTTCAGTGGCAGACAGCGGTTTCAACTGTCAGTAAATCAAACAAGGATtccatttaaaggaaaaaacgAGACAATTAAATTACTTGCACAGGGCATGGCCGCACGGAGGTGAAATTCAGCCTGCCTGGATGAGCTCCACAAAGGTTTTGGTTGGAAACTGAAGACAGCACCTGGCTTTACCCAGCTTGTGGGGGGACTGGGTGGCTGTGGGCACTTACTGGGTCCGAGGGCGTGTCCAATGATGTAGGCAATGACACAGAGGATGCTGAGGTAGGACATCCAGGAGACAGTGCTCTGCAAGGATTGAATCACAGGTGAGGGGTGCTGCCTGTCTGAGCATCACCAGCACGTTCCAGGCACGGCTCACACTAGGACTGAAGGCATTCTGAGGCACTGTGACCCTTCAGTGCCATAACTGGCCACCGAAAGCACAGCCTGGGCATGGTCCTTGCTGCCAAAGggatgcagcaggagctgggaccGTGACATCCTGGGAGGAGCACGCAGGCAAGCAGGACCACAGCCTTTCTGTAAGGTAGATATGCACCTACACAGACTTTCatgctgccccctcctccccagggTGTAGAAGCATCCTCAGAATATTCCAATGGCCTGTTCCCTGGAAAGCCCAGAAATCATGAGAGGGACCAGCTGAGCCATTCATACGTACCTGGAGATTGAGGGCCAGAGTTAGGACTGCACAGgaggcagagcacagcacaaAGCCAGCCAGGAGAAGGATCctcctccccagggactccaCAATGAAAACCTGGAAGAGGCAGGAGAGGGGGAGACACCAGGGGCTCAGCAATTGTTGCAGATGTTTTTGTCCAGGGGATACCAAAGGGAAAA comes from Lonchura striata isolate bLonStr1 chromosome 24, bLonStr1.mat, whole genome shotgun sequence and encodes:
- the CA6 gene encoding carbonic anhydrase 6, whose protein sequence is MTNNGHSVQIDLPPTMNISRGLPGVYTAVQMHLHWGGLELETSGSEHTIDGMRYFAELHIVHYNSANYSSFEEAKDKPQGLAVLAFLYTDGHFENTYYSEFISKLARIRFAGQSTTLSSLDIQAMLPENLSHFYRYQGSLTTPPCSESVIWTIFHSPIVLSHTQVQLLENTLLDWHNRTLRNDYRHAQPLRGRVVEASFRAQRDQAQCHPEEFTLRLDQIQMQLQDMKTELLNGLSHTGKKHRLSPTHLNLGLFTGNVTVGFWVTSGTKSSTFPAFYFPAENIESFVEVHPLRAVSLQAFTLCFWSRAQPVGSQTILSYSTGDSDRELVVTVGAELGLWVGGHFLSFPLPQEARGWLHHCVTWASAEGSASLWLNGAAGKAQSVQKGFVSRAGGTLVLGKDRDALLGTFSNGFGGWLSQVNLWSRVLGAAELRALALCRAGQPTGDIIAWGQTPMALLGGVLLQPDTSCQ